The stretch of DNA CATGTGTGTGGTTGAAGTAAACTGAACCTGtaggaatatttaaaaatatgtattaatACACCTCATGAGTAAATAAGTTTCAAAAGCCTACGTTTTTTCAATAGAAGAGAAAGCAAATGTatcattaaatttaagaagatttttataatttacctTTTATGAATGCTCGTGCTGGTGAGTCCGCGATGAAAGCTCTAACGTGTATTTCGATTGGCTTATTGGCTATTACAATGCCATTATCCATCAACCCATTTAGCTCGTCGACTAGCGGACGCAGATATTCCTCAACACTCTTTGGTTTCGATTCACCAAAAAAGTTGCCAACCATCAATACTGGAACTTCCGGCATTTCTTGAATGCTCATTAATATGGGCCAAAACTGTTTTCGAGTGCTCTTGTGCAGTGGAAGTCCATCAATCGAAAAGTTCAACGAAAATTTGCTGACTCTTGTGGTACATCGCTGTAAAGATACAAAatacagaaaataaaacatataatATTAGTAAAAATTTACCATCGTATTTAAGACTATTTCTTTCTTACCGAAAGTGATCCTTGAGGACCGATCGTACCCCAGGGAACCTAAATTCTCCCCCTGCTATAGGGTACGTTTCTTTTCCACATTGCCTTGTCTTAAGCAACGTGCGAGCATCTTTCGGCAGTTGGTAGTCCGTTTTTTTACGTAAAATTTCTAATAGTCCATTTAGCGCTTGATGTGTTTGGTATGTTTTTAATGCCCAATTTCGAATAAGCTCATCAAATGGTTCCTCCTCGTGTTGAGACTCTTGTGTACTGTGTATAGTTTCCTCAGCTTCATCGTAATCTTCGTTGACCTCTTCATATACTTCCATATCGTCGAATGCATCGATAGTAACCCAATCACTCACGTATTCTTCTTGCAAGATGTATTCATCAAATGGACAAGGATGGTTCTCtgcaatgaataaataaaaaaaagtattataaatgtgtttaatttgcattggtcactaattaaaattttatttttgcacttACCACAATGCGGGTGTTCACTGAACTCTACATTTGACGTAGCTGTCTGAATATTACTTGCCCAGCTTCACTACTCTCTCCAAACAATTCAGCATCAAGCTTTTTATTATTGGCTTCTATGGATCTATACGTGGATCCTGACTTGCGCTTGTCTTTGGCCGACATTGTCGTGATTGAGTGAAATTCACGGCAcgttgaatatttaaaatatacacTTGTATTATTCTGCACTTGTATTATAACAGTATTGCACAAAATTTATAACTGTACAGAGCACGCATAACAACACCGAGTGAAACGACTGCCCGAATCGTAttgacacaaacaaaaattgcgCGGGTTTTTATAAGACAGAAAAGAGGTAggattttctattttcttatGTAACGGACTATTTAGTACCTTTATTTTAAGGTACTTATGTAACAGGATAACACTAGCAGGTGTAATGTTTAGATATTTACCCATTGAATCCTTGTATAACCAGGGTAATACTTTGATTTTTAGCAACACCATTATGCAGATACACAggtaaagaaaattattattacattTCTCTTGGGCAATGGCTATTTGATCAAAAGAACAAATTAACAGAACAATCTGAACTcattggttgaacttcgattccatGCCAACTATTGagtatgtgctttttagtcggcacgtttttccatacaaaaaaaaatgaaatttttcacggcaggccatgagatttttgtgaaattaaaaaaaaccggtaTTCTGATAcaaactattgaattctgactgtagttCAACGCTTATTCGtaggcatgctttttaattgaacactTGATACTTGGTtgacagttcaatttaaaagcatgcgtttgtatggaaaacagggtttgttaaatttcaaattatttatttaaagttaACCATATGACTGGTCCAGatcgaaatatttttttttcttcttttgactCAACAACCGgtgtcgatcaaggcctggCTGTACCACTTGTCgtgttggctttcagtgacttttggataaccccccatagcaggatagtcagtgttacgtatggcggcacggtctatttggggcttgaacccatgacgagcatgttgttaagtcgtacgagttgacgactgtaccacgagacaggcttaattaattaattaattaattaaattattaatttagaTTGTAATAATCACGCTCATAATAAAATGTTATCGTTTATGTTGTGTCATAATATAATTTATGCATGCATTGTATGGTGATCTCGCTTGAATTCCTCCAGCCAGGCGGGCATTCATAACCGGGTTTCTAACAAAAGTGTTAACTGTCCTTTACTGCTCTCGTGGGTTCAGCTATACTTGACGATTAATTTTACGATACGATCCGGAGTCTCACGGAATCGATCCCGAACCATGGTTGCAGTAATCAGTAGGTACGTAAAAGTATAAGCATTTCCGACCGGTGCTTGGGCCTACTTTacctacttgtacctttcgggtcgacccgaacgactACTGGTCACTTACGGATGACTCTGACCCGGTAAGTTCGGATCGACCCGCTCATCACAAAGCCACGACGTACAGGCCAAGATGTACACGTGCGATCCCGGTTATTGCTGCATCCCGGATTTCGATTGGCGTCCGCAACCCCATAATCTGCATGTCCGGTATGCTAACCACGGCAGCGAAATTAGCTAGCCGCATATTAAACtatataaacataaaacacattaTATGTACAACGATATGCcacgatttttattattttaccggTACACAAATGGATAGGCGGGGGAGGGAAATGGAATAACACGGGTAAATAATagtaaaaacacttttttcacAATCTAACATAATATTTGCATATGGCATAATTCTTTTACATTTGCAAAAAGAGCATATACCTCGATgcatgttgttgttatttaccTTTTTGTTGACTTTGTTAACATGATGTTTACCTCTTTGGCCGAGGTACAAACAGGCATAAATATCACTACAACACTTTGTTTTCCAACACTtttcatatttaaattaactGTGCACGTCGAAGTAACACTAAACACATTAATGCACTTCACTATAACAAGTTTTTGTACACTTTATCACGCAGAATCAAGGAGattaaaaacatcaacattcGAAACGTCAAACTTTGCCACTTTGTATGAAGTCAAATGTGGTAGTAAGAATGAGACAGACTGACCGGCAAAAATTGGGTGCAAATAAAAACGAGTTCTCCAGCTGAAATAGCCGtcgacgcacgcacacaatcacacacggCTTGTTCCAATACGCTGGGTTCGTTTTGTGTTAGTGACAAGCGCACTCAAAAAGCAAAGCGCGCTCTCaccgcagcgcgtttctccttgcttcctcaagcttcctcatacccctcggctgaatcactcaaaatttggggtctcattgtttgcgtggtacGGTGAGCGCACGGCTTACAGTGAACGCACGACACACGGTGAACACGCGGCACACGGTGAACAAGCGACGTACGAAGAACGCGGCACTTACGGCGAACGCGCGAATTATGATGAACGTGCAACGTACCGTGAACGTGTGCCATACGGAGAACGCACTACTTGCCCTGGGTATAATGTATTCGACGCGAGAGGATCGGGTATACCACGTACATCAGGACACTTTATGCGCACAAATTACACTGACCCGCACATGACCGCTCACACtaaacacactcgcacaaacAAACGCCAGCACTGAACACACTCTTAAACCACAGTCAAATAGCAGCCCGCCAAGGGTTTCCACGAGACTTACCGACGTTTTCGGGGTCTGTCGAAGAGTGGCCGCGTTTTATCGCGACGTATACACGCACTACTATTGCATCCAACTATACCGACGACGACAATTTAGTGCGACTCCAGCACTGCCTCAAAGGTGCTGCATTAGATACCG from Anopheles merus strain MAF unplaced genomic scaffold, AmerM5.1 LNR4000191, whole genome shotgun sequence encodes:
- the LOC121601817 gene encoding uncharacterized protein LOC121601817, yielding MSIQEMPEVPVLMVGNFFGESKPKSVEEYLRPLVDELNGLMDNGIVIANKPIEIHVRAFIADSPARAFIKGSVYFNHTHGCQKCTVQGKYHSAHRVTCFPGMDHPARTHEDFVQSNYGAHHREKNASHGS